One Deinococcus grandis DNA window includes the following coding sequences:
- a CDS encoding sensor histidine kinase produces the protein MDQGGPTRPARPAPRHALAELLDPATYRAAAYVLLSVPAGTLVAALLTAAVLVGVLSLPVLIGALFLIGALWLVVGLGDAQRALMGVLGVRFARPGAALRPGGLLGWLGATLGDPATYRTLLFHVIQLPLGLICWVVLAALLAAVVLGLGAPVWLMDKSVPLVWNEWTLEPGPVAVAGLMLTGAGALIVTAGVVNLMGRMWTRLGAALLARDPAEAARREVIALRRAAGRVALGDDLPATLRDLTTQARAASTADAVALVAPDGTLRALDAGFGPPDLAALSGPLTRPPAPGEASLTPLSGGAALAALPVTLPASAGADGGTLRALYAPGTRPGADELAFLLSIADHAGTALHATQLIERAGARAGEQERARLARELHDSVAQALYGITLGAKTARATLERDPDRTRQSLEYTIRLAEGGVSEMKALLFSLRPDALEEGGLIAALTQHAHALEARHGLTVHADLREEPALSPDAQAAAYRVAQEALHNTVKHARAGQVWLSVTQDEGHVTLSVRDDGRGFDVTAQGRGTLGQRSMRERAAGAGGTLEVLSDPGQGTRVTLTLPATRPEVSA, from the coding sequence ATGGATCAGGGAGGCCCGACCCGACCCGCCCGCCCCGCCCCCCGGCACGCGCTGGCGGAACTGCTGGACCCGGCCACGTACCGCGCCGCCGCGTACGTGCTGCTCAGCGTGCCTGCCGGGACGCTCGTGGCGGCGCTGCTGACGGCCGCCGTGCTCGTGGGCGTGTTGAGCCTGCCGGTCCTGATCGGGGCGCTGTTCCTGATCGGGGCGCTGTGGCTGGTCGTGGGGCTCGGGGACGCGCAGCGCGCCCTGATGGGCGTCCTGGGCGTGCGGTTCGCGCGGCCGGGGGCGGCGCTGCGGCCCGGTGGGTTGCTCGGGTGGCTGGGCGCCACGCTGGGCGACCCCGCCACGTACCGCACGCTGCTGTTCCACGTGATCCAGCTGCCGCTGGGGTTGATCTGCTGGGTGGTGCTCGCGGCGCTGCTCGCGGCGGTCGTGCTGGGCCTGGGCGCCCCGGTGTGGCTGATGGACAAGAGCGTCCCGCTGGTGTGGAACGAGTGGACGCTGGAACCCGGTCCGGTCGCCGTGGCGGGCCTGATGCTGACCGGGGCGGGCGCGCTGATCGTCACGGCGGGTGTCGTGAACCTGATGGGCCGCATGTGGACCCGACTGGGCGCCGCGCTGCTCGCCCGCGACCCGGCCGAGGCGGCGCGGCGCGAGGTGATCGCCCTGCGCCGCGCCGCCGGGCGGGTCGCGCTGGGCGACGACCTGCCCGCCACGTTGCGCGACCTGACCACCCAGGCGCGGGCGGCCAGCACCGCCGACGCGGTCGCGCTGGTCGCCCCGGACGGCACGCTGCGCGCCCTGGACGCCGGTTTCGGCCCGCCGGACCTCGCGGCGCTGAGCGGCCCGCTGACCCGCCCCCCGGCGCCCGGCGAGGCCAGCCTGACGCCCCTGAGCGGCGGGGCGGCGCTGGCGGCGCTGCCCGTCACGCTGCCCGCCAGCGCCGGCGCGGACGGCGGCACCCTGCGCGCCCTGTACGCCCCGGGCACCCGGCCCGGCGCGGACGAACTGGCGTTCCTGCTGTCCATCGCCGACCACGCCGGGACCGCGCTGCACGCCACGCAGCTGATCGAACGGGCGGGCGCGCGTGCCGGGGAGCAGGAACGCGCCCGGCTGGCCCGTGAACTGCACGACAGCGTCGCGCAGGCGCTGTACGGCATCACGCTGGGCGCCAAGACCGCCCGCGCCACCCTGGAACGCGACCCGGACCGCACCCGCCAGAGCCTGGAGTACACCATCCGCCTCGCCGAGGGCGGCGTGTCGGAGATGAAGGCGCTGCTGTTCAGCCTGCGCCCCGACGCGCTGGAGGAAGGCGGCCTGATCGCCGCGCTGACCCAGCACGCCCACGCGCTCGAAGCCCGCCACGGCCTGACCGTCCACGCGGACCTGCGCGAGGAACCCGCCCTGAGCCCCGACGCGCAGGCCGCCGCGTACCGCGTGGCGCAGGAGGCCCTGCACAACACCGTCAAGCACGCCCGCGCGGGTCAGGTGTGGCTGAGCGTCACCCAGGACGAGGGGCACGTCACCCTGAGCGTCCGCGACGACGG